The DNA window CCTGGACGCTGGCGGGCACGCCTGGGACGGGGTGCGCCGGCCGCGTGTTGGCCGTTGCGGAGAGGGTCAGCCGCCGGCCACGGGCGCGAACAACTCGATGGTGTCGCCGGCGTCCAGCGTCACGTCGCGCGGGCAGGTCTCGCCATTCTTCGCGACGAGCCAGACCTCTTTCCGCGGGATCCCCAGCCGGTCCAGCAGGGCTTCGATGGTGATGCCCGGCTCAATCGGGATGTCGATGCCGCCGTAGCTGCGCGTGAAGTAGACGGTCAGCTCGCCGTGGGGATGCACGGTGATCGTGGGTGCAGCCGACTCGCCGGTCGTCTGAGTAGTCATGGACTGGGCTCCTCGGGGCCGTTGGGGATCAAGGTGCCGTGGTTGGGCATCGGGCGGTGACGGTGTGCAACAGAGCCGTTCGGCATGAAGCGTACGCCATCCGGGCGCGACCGGCCCGAACAGCCGGCGTATCGCCGACGAGTTTGACGCAGCCGCCGTGCCAGCCATCCCTTTCCGTGCACGGGATGCGTTGACTGATCGCTCCTTGCACAGACATCTTCCGTGCTGCCCGGTTGGTTTGAGGAGGCTGGCCGGGCAGCGTTCCATTCCGCCAGCCAGATGGGCAGCCAGCCAGATGGGCGGCCAGCCAGATGGGCGGCCAGCCAGCACCGTGCCAGCGTGCTGCCAACGCCGCACCGCTGTGCTGCTCGCGCCTACGCCGAGCGCACTTTCTGCGCCCAGTCTGCCAGCGCCGCGACCAGCCCGGCCAATGATGCGCGCGTCGCCTCGTCGGTCAGGCGGCCGTCAGCATCGAACTTCCGCGGCGCTTGCTGGATGTACAGCTCCGGCTTGGGCATCAGGTACGCCTCGTTCG is part of the Chloroflexota bacterium genome and encodes:
- a CDS encoding MoaD/ThiS family protein, whose product is MTTQTTGESAAPTITVHPHGELTVYFTRSYGGIDIPIEPGITIEALLDRLGIPRKEVWLVAKNGETCPRDVTLDAGDTIELFAPVAGG